tttcttctcaagagaacatgagttagaattaGCTAATTTAGCTTCAGTCCGGCAAGGGCCTAAAGAAtcagttaatgactatatccggaggttccgggatactagaaaccgatgctttcagatccATGTCACAGAAAAACAGCTAacagggctagctttcaatgggttgcgatCTTACTCAAAAGAGAAATTAGATGGTACCCAATTCTTTTTGTCAGTACACTTGCACTAGCGGGCTttgacctgtgaaagccgaagtaaagAAGCATCAAAATCggttagtgaaagtcgcctagaggggggtggataggcgaaacctgaaaactttatcccccaactagatcccttgattagtggttagaacaagatatacaattatcggagtataaaaactaaggctAGCTCCAGCAACGAACCCTAAAGGGTTctgtaccctaaatatagaggatcaaaTGGTCCTCTACGccctccagcagcgtcctctaaacggtcctctaaatttagaggacgctgctggattctctatgtatagagtttctctaaacggtcctctatccatttgaatactttaaataaccggtttagcaaaactaaaatatgtacaatacatttgagagtatgacaaatacgtatgtacaaaaaataaaaagaaaaaatgtctctaatatagatatttgagtatagaggacgtgatttagaggacgttgttggagaggaaagagatatagaggatggaatcttttagagaagactgtaaaggacggatatagaggatggatatagaggacgttgctggagacagcctaagtccttgcttgtaaagggtattgctttcaaataatgcggaattgatgaaACAATACAACTAATAGGTCTATGAGAATAAGGCAagggggcttagataagaagagcaatgacacaagttctttcttgcgatgtgttgcttcactacacgagaatttaacttgaagcaacaccaaatagtattagcaaagaatagtgcaagagaacttagaaagggaaagaacaaacaaatcacaagaaataagcacacaagacacaggtgatttgttttaccgaggttcggccctcgaaggcctagtccccgttgaggagtccactaagaacgggtctttttcaaccctttctctctctccaccgatcaccaaagaccggcgagcttttcttcttctcaaggatcacttaagaccccgcaaggaccaccacactctttggtgtctcttgctagctttacaagcctccaaaactttggaggaagttcaatgggagtcaaaactccacgcacaaatgaacgcaagatgtagtgcacactttctctcaatgaatctcacaaggcactagagctaaactttcacaagaggctttcttttgcttgctctctcttttgtggcacttgtgtggtttgtagcggtctaaatcttgtgtataggatggatcaatgaatagtggtggttgggagggcttgagtatgtcaactatgtgacttggaatgttgcttggactcccacaccttgaagtggccggttggggtggtatttatagccaccaactaaattgtagccgttggagaagtctgctggcgaagggcgcaccggacagtccggtgcgccgccagtcATCCTCCCATTAggacttggagctggtcgaccgttggaggctttgtcctcatgtggcaccggacagtccggtgtcacaccggacagtccggtgcccctcagaCCCGCTGCTCTGActcctgccgcgtgtactgtgctgcactgttcactgtcagagtcgaccgttgcgcacagataatcgttgctccgctggtgcatcggacagtccggtggcacaccggacagtccggtgaattatagcggagctgcgcctgggaaacccgaagctgagaagttcgagctgattcaccctggtgcaccggacactgtccggtggcacaccggacagtccggtgcaccagaccagggcacacttcggtttcctttttgctcctttcttttgaagcctaacttgttcttttgttggtttgtgttgaacctttgacacctgtagagtgtataatctagagcaaactagttagtccaattatttgtgttgggcaattcaaccaccaaaatcatttaggaaaaggtgtaagcctattttcctttcagctagccataagatgcatctagtaGGGTGCGATAATTCGGATGATGAATCCACAGATGTATATGCCGCCGAACTTGTTTGGCCAGCACAGGCTAAACCTTCTTCATGTTCTTCTTTACAGTCGATTCAAAAGAATCGGCCAGAAGaagttaaatttacttttaatgttgccaaatatgataaaatatttgacaaaCTAttaaaaaatggcaacattaaattaacgcatactattcctcctcctgatgaattgAAAAGACGAGCTTACTGCAaatggcataattctttttcccatgccaccaatgattgtaatgttttccgAAGACAGATACAATCGAccataaatgagggtcggttgagttttcaaaagatgcaagtggacacacaaccatttcctaTCAATAAAATAGAGCTGGCAAGTAAAAGGGTCTTAGTTCGACCAGAAGTGGCCAATAAAAGCAAAGGAAAAAACATCatcattggtgatcctcgcacgTCGAATATATCACAAGGAGGAATTGACCAGAAAGCTTCGGATAAAATGACTAACAAGTCCGGAGGCGTCAGGGGACAGGCTTAGTCAAGGAGACGAGCAAAGGTCTCTGCCTTGAGCATCGCGGACTGTCTGGCACCTGCGCGCGGACGGTTCGATGCTCATGTGGATGGTCCAGCCAACCAAGCCGGATAGTCCACCCATGGATAGAGGCATCAGTCTCCACACAAAGAAAAAAAGGGACACAGGGGCAAAACAAATGTAACGCACATGGTCGACTAGTCAAAGTCGGCCCTACTTTTGATTAATTGCTCTCCAAGCATGCAAGCAAGAAGGCCATTCTACGCAATCGATCAACAAAGAAACCCCGAACAAAACGACCGAATAAGACGACCCAAAAGGTGACGCGACATACATCGCCTATTCATCCAATAGTGCCAGCATACTTTCCACCCACCTATTCATCGTCGATGCATTATCCTATTTAGATATGGAATGGTATGACGATGAACCCATGGTACATGCATACTCCCTTTGTCTATTCAAGCTGGGTGGCACCCCCATTCTATTctatttgatccattgatcaaatggtcatggctgAGAAAGATGCAATCCGAAACGACCTTTATGCATTGGGGCTTTATTGAATGATCACCATATTGGATTGAAAAATCGTTGACTTGCATCAggcttagttcatatgcttttggttcgtcaacctccatcaaaaggcaggggcatatgttgagaGCATAAATTGGCCATGCGAATGGTCCGCAGTGGTGGCGCAGACGGTCCGCACGtacgcagaatcagttagggttccaagtttcttgcgggatttattagctagaactgtgggattaactcgggaaacaacttgtaaacgggtccagacctccccctatatatagatgaagggctacgaccaATTGAAgacacacaatcgatcaaatcaaatctATTTATCAATTTTACCTTTTCGTTCTTCCAATTCCTAGGAGTAGGAGTAATTTAGCCTTAGTATTAGATCTAGTTTAGTCTTCCACAACAATCTCTGCTCGACtgtacgccgattagaggagcaaCGGGCGGTCTGCCGACCCGGAGCAACCCCTTGGAACTCTCCCCCTCGATGAGATCTCTTCCGAGGCGAGTTCTAGGGTTCTTCgtggagaagaagaccctctacgctatcgcggaccgtccggccccaggcgcgGATCGTCCGGAAGTGTGTAGAGGAGGAGTCGCTCCTGCGCCcagtcgcggaccgtccagccctgtgctgcggaccgtccgtgccTCCGTAGAGAGCCCCTCCAGGCGGACCGTTCCCGTGTTTGGCGCCTGGATCGGTGCCAACATCAGCTTAGGAGAGCTAAAGCTCCGTTTGGATGTCGAGGATGGAATCAAATTGGGTTGAATACAAACAAGACATGGTATTAAAATGAGATATAATTTCAATTCTATTATTTGGTATCACTGAATTAGAGTTTGGCATTGTATAGTCTAATTCCACACAATACCGAGGGATGAGGTTTTGTATTGGGAGAGAGGATTTCTAATTATAGTCCAATTCTAGGGAATTGGGCTTCTGATTCCAAATCTCAATTCCACGTGCAACCAAACAACAAAATTTAGGAAAGTTGATTCTAATTCCCTTTCTGTGCTCCAATACCTACATCCAAATAAGGTATAAGTGTGTTTGGTTGGAAGGGATGGAAGAGGCCGACCACATTTTTTTAATGTTTGGTTGAGAGTCACGCGAAGACGAGATGGACACCAGAGCAATTTTTGTGGTGGTGTGGTCCAAAAAATCGAGAGGACGGTGTCGTCCCGCCTCAACTACTTTAACCTTAAACTAAATAGATGCAAAGGGGGGTTGGGGTAAAGTAGGCCATGGCTCCCCCCATTTTTTAAAACACCTTATAGCTCCTTTTAAGTATTGAAAAATAAATAAAGTTTTGGGTAGGACAAAACAGTCTCGTCCCGAGTCTCCTTGTCAGATAGATCCAATCCTCCCTAGGAGTTCCCCTTTGTCTAGTCCTGTATCTATCTGTTCGGCTCTATTATTTCTGACGTCGTCTCGACCAGTTCGACCTAACTAGGGGTGGCAATGGATCATGATCCAATTTTTTTTCATAATTTGTTTGAGcgcttaattaattttagttaaaAATGGATAGAAATATGGTCTGATCTTAATCCGATCCTTTAATttaagtgtaaaatttagagcccacCATTATCACCGATAGGTCTAACACCACGTCACTACGACTGTCCCTTCTCGACACACCATGCTAACCGACACCGACCCCTTTCTGCCCCCCACGCCCACCTCGTAGGGCCAGTCTCGTTCGTCGTGACGACATGACCTGCCCTTGGCGGTCAGCGAGCTTGGCGAATTAGCAAGCTTGGAATACTCAATTCGGATTGTGAATTGGAGATTAGATAAGTAGTTAATTGTTATTTTTTCTCTTTGTTTAGATAACGAGGAGATTTTTTTCAACCGTTTTTAAGGGGTTTCGTGATCAGTGGTCAGGCTAGTGTGCCTGTTGCGCAAACAAGAATTTTAGAACAATCAAGGGTTAAAAGGGCATTTAATCGAGATATTTAAATCCATAGACGATGAGATCATTCTTCCAATTTTAATGTCTCTGAACTAGAAGGATGTAATTGACTTTGCTTCTGTTTATATAGTTTTCTTCTTTAAATTTGTATTATGTATTAATATGAAACTTGAATTCTACGTGTTTTTTACGGTATTGTTTGATTTTGTCATGCGATCTTTTTGGTCCTCCATGAATTTCTATCATATGTCCGTCAGCACTGAACCAAACACATTCTAAATTTAGGTCGTCTGAGCCAGCAAGGAGAATCTCGATTGCAAAAGAAACGAGACAGACATGGGCAATGGAACCAAACGTCGTAGCGATATTTTTTTTTACCTGGCGAGGTCAAGCAAGCTCAGACAAAGAATCCAAACGCACCTGAAGCTATTACCTGTCAAATTCGCGTTTTTCGGACAGGTTTTCCATCAAGAATCAGGCATTGCTTGAGTAGGTATTGAAATATTTATTcagatataattattgtttatttttaaatGCTTATGTACATGTGGTCTGACGGTTAACTCTAAATTTCTCTAAAGTAGTGGGCCCAAAATTCTCTAAACCCTGAACCCTAAAACAGTGGGTTTGATTGCTCGTTATACACTATTTTTGCGTGTTGTGGTGGGCGGCCTAGAGTGTCAGTATAGAGGGTGAAGTCGTGGTAGCACTAAGTGCCCATATTAGAtttttaatagagtagtatagatacaTTCAAATATATTTGATCACTAGTTCTAGAATGCATGTATATTTACATTCAAATATATTTGGTCACTAGGTCAGAAATGTTCTGAAAATTATTTAGTTGTAAAATCACGAATGTTTTTCTAATACAGTTCTACGTATATAACTTGCATGTTTCTGAACTAAACAATGATGTAGTTAgggatttttttttttttgcgttTCTAATGTTTGGCCAAATTTACTGTGTTTGCTTGTAGTATCCACCTGTTCAAAAGTGCGTTTTCTTAAAACAGAAAACATTTGGTGTATATAAGTAAAACAGTTGTATGTTTCCAAACCAAATAATGTACTGGTAGTTATTGACGTTTGTATTTTAAATGTTCGACAAAACTTTCTTTGCGTGTTTGATTGAATTCGCTTGTTCAATTGTGGGTTTTAACCTTAAGAAAACAAAACCTTTGATTAACCGACGGGCACGAATTTCTTAACTGAACTGGGTTTCTCAACGTGGCTAAAAATAATTAATTCATAGAGTCCGGGTTATAATAGACTCACAATGTTAGAGCATCTCTAAGAGTCTTTTCAAATTTCTCTCTCAATTATCATTTAGAGAATTATTTACATAAAAATCGTTTTCTATATCTTTCCGCTCCCTAACAACATCTTCATATTTTGTTCTATATTCTATTTGTACTCTAGAGAACTATTCTTATTTTCTATCTTTAGCGAGTAAAAAATCTGAAATAAAAAAATAGATATATTCAGATAATCATTTAAATAAGCTTTTGAAGAAAATTTTTTACAAAAAAATCTATTCCTAGCAATTAAAAAGAATACAGAGAGTGTCTTGAAGTTACTCTTACGATTGAAAAACAATTGCGGCCACACAACGTGGGAAATAATATACGCATAGCCTTTTTTTCATCTACCTGGCCCATGCTGCTACAAAACAAGCCTAACCATCGAAAACGCTCTCATACAACTATTTCATCGTCTACAAAATGAAAAAAAAAAAACATGACTGCTCGTCCTGACCTATGCACTGTGCTCTTTCCGTCCAGTGTCAAACTGTCAAGCGGAGTCATCTCTCTCCTTCCGCCTTCTGTGACTTATTCACTTGGTTTGGATCAGAGTCACTCACAGCACGAGCTGGAGCAGCAGGACCATCGCTTCCTCCTGATGTAGGAGCGTCCTCACTTCTTGGAGTAGTGGGCGCTTCTTCTGAAACAGCACAATGTGCAGCAAATTTAGCTTGTAAATGTCTCTTTTTAGGCCTGTTTGTTTCCTTGcaggattatataatccagcttattttatatagattatataatcctattAGAGATGTTTGTTTACACATTATTAGTGGGTAAAAGGCCAAACAATAATCTAAAATAAGCACTTAATGACCTAcatatggattatcataatctaggtaCCTAGATTATAATTCACTCCAATAATCTGTGTTGTTTGTTTGCCTCTTAACTTATTTAAGCTGGATTCTCTAGATTAGAAATTAACGCGGGGAAACACAAACTAGGAGCCTTTACAAATTCAGGTACTGTAAATACTAAATAGTTCAAGAAACTGCAAGACTAGAAGTCTAGAAATGCCTGACCTTGCTGTTGCGACGTGGCAGGCTGTTGTGGATTCCAAGCAGCAGCAGCTGATGCAGCAATTTGTTCTTCAGTTACTTTCATTAGTTCCTCGCTAGTATAAGGTGCTGGTTCAGGCTTGACATCTGAATGCAGGATGGATAGCAATAAGCCACTGATATAGCAATATAGAAATCAATGACTTCAGAGACTGGTGCAAGCCCTTCTCTGAGCTCTGGCCTAAATGCTAGAACCAAAAGGATATTTTTTTTGTCAGTTTGAAGCACATGTTTAAAAAATATACAAGAGAGAACACAATCGCAGGCCATGGGTGTTGAACACTTGAACTCACATGAAAGCGTATATATATATACTTCATTAATATCAGGAAAAATGCAAATCATCTGGTTGACTGTATATCATCTTCCAAATGTTAATGGCTTTTGATAATTGTTGATATAAAAAAACACTTCTGGCTGTTTGTTAGAATATAACACATtgtaatgagaaaggaagaactgTGACTGAGGCAAATAATGCACATGTAGACAGAGGTTTGCCAACAATATCTGCTAAGAATGAAAACAGAAGTGGGCATTCTATGGGTATTTGTAGTGTTTGACTGAAAAGATTATTCTCAAATGTAGACTGTAGGAAAAGTTCTTTTTAACTGAAGTGGGCATGATAACATTGGAAAGAAATTCAGAAGTAGTCAAAATCAACTAACTTGGGTCGGCAGCAGGTTGTTGGTTGTTATTCATGGTTGTGGGCCTATAGTTCGTTGATTGGGAAACCTCATCAATTCCGATTTCTCGTTCAAGAGTGCTCCTGAACTCCCTTGATACATCCTAAGTGCAGCAAATCATATTACATAACGTAACAAGATCCTCAAACATATTGTAACAAACTAAGGACCAACCTGTAGCTCTCTAATGGTTGGTTGGAAAGCACGCAAAGTCTTCCCCAAATTCCTGGCTACCTGGAAACAATATAGCAAATGGGGCCAAGACCCTTATGTTAGTAGTGCATTTAAAAGTCTTTTTTAACAGTGCTAGCTCAAGATCATAGGTTTGTAGAGAAGATATATGGAAATGACTGTCAAGCACAGAAGCAGAGAGGGGAAAACATTTAAAAGTGAATTTGGAAAAAGTTAGAGAACAAAAAGTTCAAAGGCTCCTAGCCAAATGTACAACTCCTTCTACATaggtgtcatggaccttcggtccatggaGATAGTTGtctactccggcgaggttatacccctctgccgcaggcttggttctagggtagcagccctaggcgcttgagagggtcattgcaagagtgagagagagattggtttgataatgatcttgcttgatttattgCCTGCTGCCAcgcggcttataaatagccctatggctaaccaacttctcctacaaactctcaactaactcctactttcttggacttatctgatgctaaccaactctccacaattctctcatttcaatcttattctctaaccTTATCctagctcatctcaatcttattctctagccttatcccagcctggctGTTGCCTCTAGCTCCCTATTATGCCCatgacatctccccctcccttgaggactagctcgtcctcgagctgccatagacttacctgacacgacttaaggttaagccttttacatctcggcttacctttattatttaagacgaaaatacaaaataattgtggaactaaaatataaatttgaactgcagctatgtcctcctgtcctcctggatcccaaggaaagagctgaactgcggacttcacgttggatgaaaggtgaaggaggaaccaacccttgggtctgtccagcaccaaggcagttgcccgaatgagggagacgaccctctttggccgtgcaggggggctgcatacccagatctcgacttctgcagggggttcaaaaagtatagacgagacctggtggttggacgcgcaggctgcgagttggtgcagcgatgagctgatcagcaagtgcagcttccgcaccgcccgcctaacatggaagccgcgcactgcggcttgcaggcgcaccatggcctgctcatgtgatgacggccgtggggtggccctggaggccacagcaaggtgcttctccccacgaagggactgtacctggcggcgtgccaggaaccctcgcgctgccgcctgaagccgcaccgctgcttggagttccttctctgtcttctccttgtAGCGGTGGAACATCACAACGAACTGATCCCACTTCTCTGCGAGACGACCAAAACTCTCTTCGAGTCGAGTGAATGCATCTAGAGTTGGAGAGGGCGGGTGGGAGAGCGTTGCGGTGGCTGATGGCGCGGCGActggtggtggtgagggatgggcggctggtggtggtgaggataacctggagctgataccaggtgtcatggaccttcggtccatggggatagctgtcttctctggcgaggttatacccctctgctgcaggcttggttctagggtagcagccctaggcgcttgagagctattgcaagagagagagattgatttgataatgatcttgcttgatttattccctgctgccatgcggcttataaatagccctatggctaaccaacttctcctacaaactctcaactaactcctactttcttggacttatctgatgctaaccaactctccacaattctctcatcccaatcttattctctagccttatcccagctcatctctatcttattctctagccttatcccagcctggTTGTTGCGtctcgctccctatgatgcccatgacatctccccctcccttgaggaccagctcgtcctcgagctgccatagacttacctgacacgacttaaggttaagccttttacatctcggcttacttttattatttaagacgaaaatacaaaataattgtggaactaaaatataaatttgaactgCATCTATGTCCTCCTGTCCTCCTGGATCCCAAGGAAAGAGTTGAACTGCGGATTTCACGTTGGATGAAAGGTGAAGGAGAAACCAGCCCGTTCTTATGTTGGGTCTGTCCAGCACCAAGGCAGTTGCCCGAATGAAGGAGACGACCCTCTTTGGCCGTGCAGGGGGGCTGCATACCCAGATCTCGACTTCTGCAGGGGGTTCAAAAAGTATAGACGAGACCTGGTGGTTGGGCGCGCAGGGTGCGAGTTGGTGCAGCGATGAGCTGATCAGCAAGTGCAGCTTCCGCACCGCTCGCCTAACAAGGAAGCCGCGCACTGCGGCTTGCAGGCGCACCACGACCTGCTCATGTGATGACGGCCATGGGGTGGCCCTGGAGGCCACAGCAAGGTGCTTCTCCCCACGAAGGGACTGTACCTGGCGGCGTGCCAGGAACCCTCGCGCTGCCGCCTGAAGCTGCACCGCTGCTTGGAGTTCCTTCTCTGTCTTTCCTTGTAGCGGTGGAACATCACAACGAACTGATCCCACTTCTCTGCGAGACGGCCAAAACTCTCTTTGAGCCGAGTGAATGCATCTGGAGTTGGAGAGGGCGGGTGGGAGGGCGTTGCGGTGGCTGATGGCGCGGCGActggtggtggtgagggatgggcggctggtggtggtgaggataacctggagctgataccaggtgtcatggaccttcggtccatggggatagctgtcttctccggcgaggttatacccctctgccgcaggcttggttctagggtagcagccctaggcgcttgagagctattgcaagagagagagattgATTTGATAATGATCTTCTTGATTTATTGCCTGCTGCCAcgcggcttataaatagccctatggctaatcaacttctcctacaaactctcaactaactcctactttcttggacttatctgatgctaaccaactctccacaattctctcatttcaatcttattctctaaccttatcccagctcatctcaatcttattctctagccttatcccagcctggTTGTTGCCTCTGGCTCCCTATTATGCCCATGACAATAGGATAGGAAATGAGGGGCTTCTTTGGTGTGCTGCAGAAGCTGCAGGGTTGCTTGAGCTCCTGAATAAGTCATTGTTCCCAGCCTGCTAGGTGCTGGTGGCTTTGGTCGTTGGTTTTTTGTTCTTTTGTGTAAAACCTAGCTGTTTGTTCTTGGGTTGAGTCATTTTGACCTTATGCGCTGTTCTTTTTCTTTCCTAAATGAAATgacacgcagctctcctgcgtcgtTCGAGAAAAAAATGATTTTTGACTTTGGTTGTTGACAGATAAAGGAGTCTTAAATTTAGATTATTAACTTGAGGTGAAGCTTTGTGCACACATGTGTTGCAACTACAATATATTTTTCCTAAAACTTTTTAAAATGGCCAGTTTTCGACGACAATGATGCTGAGAGTTCAAAGAATGTTTACAAAGCAAAACTCTAAAATATAGAAACAGGATGGTGTTTGGAGTCATGATAAAAATTCCATAGTTCCAACAGAGTTCACGATTAAAGCCTATTAGGGAGGAACTTAATAGCTTACTGCCCTAGACTATCAGCAGATCAGCTAAGTATCACATCAGAATCAAACATAAGAAGACATGTAATTTCCTGTAGCCAACAAAAGAACAGAGTGATAGGGGGAAATTCTTTTGGTTACCATGAAGCTTATTGTTTAAAACTAAAAGTTGATTAACAATGacacagttccagaggcagatgaAAGTGTAAACAGCTTCCAATTATGAATGGCAGGTTCATAATAGTAATAACTCAACAATTGATACCATGGGATGGTCATTAGTCCCAAGACATATAATGTCATTTCTGGTGCAACTGGTCCATAGAGTTAAGGGGGAATATGTACGCATAATTACAGCAGGTCGGCAGCTGATGGATAATGCCAAAAAAAATAGAGCAACTAAGCATAAGGGACCTGAGCGCCTGAACTGAGAATTATGCGCTGGGATGAATCTGAATGGCCAAAGGGCTCAACAGTGAGGTAAAGAAGTTAGAGAGGGTTCTTACATAATACTACTGAAGTTGGGTTTTTTTTTGGATTGAAATTCCATACCATACCTATAGGTCAATCTTGTCGATCAGTGTTCTCAATTACTAGCACCACCCAAGCACATTAACGACTTAACGAGTGAATAGCCCCAAGAAGGCAAGAACAGAAAGCTGACAAGGCTTGTAGACGCAGGTAATTTACCTCTGCTAGACCCTTGGGGCCGAATACCAACAAGGCGACTACTCC
This portion of the Zea mays cultivar B73 chromosome 2, Zm-B73-REFERENCE-NAM-5.0, whole genome shotgun sequence genome encodes:
- the LOC732790 gene encoding sec-independent protein translocase protein TATB, chloroplastic (The RefSeq protein has 1 frameshift compared to this genomic sequence), which encodes MTPTANLLLPAPPFVPISDVRRLQLPPRVRHQPRPCWKGVEWGSIQTRMVSSFVAVGSRTRRRNVICASLFGVGAPEALVIGVVALLVFGPKGLAEVARNLGKTLRAFQPTIRELQDVSREFRSTLEREIGIDEVSQSTNYRPTTMNNNQQPAADPNVKPEPAPYTSEELMKVTEEQIAASAAAAWNPQQPATSQQQEEAPTTPRSEDAPTSGGSDGPAAPARAVSDSDPNQVNKSQKAEGER